A window of the Acanthochromis polyacanthus isolate Apoly-LR-REF ecotype Palm Island chromosome 10, KAUST_Apoly_ChrSc, whole genome shotgun sequence genome harbors these coding sequences:
- the kdm2ab gene encoding lysine-specific demethylase 2A: MEDPHTRYSKRLRTGTRRRYQDDGISDDEIEGKRMFDLDEKLECGRFGSDLVKHMDGKDFTFEYIQREGLRDPIIFETAEGLGIQMPDPDFSVSDVKLFVGSRRIVDVMDVNTQKGIEMSMAQWRRYYETPPSEREKLYNVISLEFSHTRLENLVKRPASVDLIDWVDNMWPRHLKERQRDSTNAIIDMHYPKVQKYCLMSVQGCFTDFHIDFGGTSVWYHILRGGKVFWLIPPTPQNLEMYENWVLSGKQGDIFLGDKCHDCQRIELKQGNTFIIPSGWIHAVYTPEDTLVFGGNFLHSFNIPMQLNIYNIEDRTRVPAKFRYPFYYEMCWYVLERYLYCLTNISHLTPEFQKYSLGIGLTRADLETSEHTGNGTSSGFDSDTEIVEVKVKKEEVKEIKEEQAAEVITPQHVLTPFELEGLWNLIGKLEELPAHKKCVPAGIRNAAALLEDMRAVLKERASDNHKLAYTGEPIVSWPKRPSWYQPPTPPPPVIYRPRLAPPLHKPLGQRPNKRSSISALRRRRVRCKRCSACCRKECGNCQYCYDMRKFGGPGRMKKGCVMRQCLAPALPNTARCAICGEGESDESNPSTYSLMECSVCSEITHRQCIKEPGEGKINQDLPSCWECPKCYQGKDSASESSSDEESEESESSTSLPLSKRAYREGIGVADGTRRGRRSRSPGRPTAPPPSQKLLLQHQQNRKRASALELRLKKRIKLERSKILTKQSSLDRSSRLLGSKMLSRLRSPTSRLPQSRGRGSTWASGAPYHNTPRGTGSFEQQSSLGLVLEPKGEPRRGRGRGVRLRGGGAGRGIRGGRSHGELEEESEDSSSSSTNSSSSDEEEEEESVQNRGRGGDKENQPQSRRGGQAAKERVEEGSEVANQNGAEEDEEEEMEQDSQARDKDGSYVKVTLQRPTRAKRDPSAIVPKLEAIASQTATSTIHNQTRALVRPPIRNRGPCPDQLSNRHTPPHTRSGHTDSRASHPERLEASKRTRLSRPAKLSNGASSSSTSELPHLRIPLSALQEGGGEADRESVGSGPGCEREVWVSVFRYLSRADLCVCMAVCKNWYKWCLDKRLWARIDLSIKRTVTPQALTGIIKRQPVTLDLSWTNISKKQLNWLVGRLPGLKDLMLAGCSWSSISALCSSGCPLLRSLDLRYADGVKDSQIRDLVTPPGCDNRSQLRTMQCLRLAGLDISDSTLRLVIRHMPHLTKLDLSHCNSLTDNSINLLTAVGSSTRNTLAELNLGGCSKLTDTCLKYLRRLSCISLLDLRGCKGVSRKACEAFISELSVNTLYCLSDEKLIQRIS, from the exons ATGGAGGATCCTCATACGCGATATAGCAAACGCCTG CGTACAGGGACGCGGCGCCGCTACCAGGATGATGGAATTTCAGATGATGAAATTGAAGGGAAACGAATGTTTGACCTGGATGAGAAGTTGGAATGTGGGAGGTTTGGCTCTGACTTAGTCAAACATATGGATGGTAAAG ATTTTACTTTTGAATACATACAGAGGGAAGGGCTCAGGGATCCCATTATCTTTGAGACAGCGGAGGGCCTTGGCATACA AATGCCAGACCCCGACTTTAGTGTGAGTGATGTCAAGTTGTTTGTTG GTAGTCGACGCATTGTAGATGTTATGGACGTAAACACCCAGAAGGGAATTGAGATGTCAATGGCTCAGTGGCGACGCTACTATGAGACTCCACcatcagaaagagaaaaactcTACAATGTCATCAGCCTCGAGTTCAGCCACACAAGGCTGGAGAATCTGGTCAAACGCCCAGCTTCG GTGGATCTTATTGACTGGGTGGACAACATGTGGCCCCGTCATCTcaaggagagacagagggactCCACGAATGCCATTATAGACATGCATTATCCTAAAGTACAGAA GTACTGTCTCATGAGTGTGCAAGGCTGCTTCACAGATTTCCACattgactttggaggcacttctGTCTGGTACCACATTCTGCGAGGAGGAAAG GTGTTCTGGCTGATTCCACCCACGCCACAAAACCTGGAGATGTATGAGAACTGGGTTTTATCAGGAAAACAGGGAGACATCTTCTTGGGGGACAAGTGTCATGACTGTCAGAGGATAGAGCTCAAGCAGGGAAACACCTTTATAATACCATCAG GGTGGATCCATGCTGTGTACACGCCGGAGGACACACTGGTGTTTGGGGGGAATTTCCTTCACAGCTTTAACATCCCTATGCAGCTCAACATCTACAACATTGAGGATCGTACACGG GTGCCAGCAAAGTTCCGTTACCCATTTTACTATGAGATGTGCTGGTATGTCCTGGAGAGATACCTCTACTGTCTGACCAATATCTCCCACCTCACTCCTGAGTTCCAAAAATACTCTCTTGGCATAG GGCTGACCAGGGCTGACCTTGAAACTAGTGAGCACACCGGGAATGGCACCTCAAGTGGATTTGACAGTGACACTGAAATTGTGGAGGTGAAGGTAAAAAAGGAAGAAGTTAAAGAAATCAAAGAAGAACAGGCAGCTGAAGTTATCACACCTCAGCATGTGCTGACCCCCTTTGAGCTGGAGGGACTATGGAACCTGATAGGGAAGCTGGAGGAGCTGCCAGCCCACAAAAAATGTGTCCCTGCAGGCATTAGGAATGCTGCAGCTCTGCTTGAGGACATGAGG GCTGTTCTGAAGGAGCGTGCCAGTGACAACCACAAGCTAGCCTACACTGGAGAGCCTATTGTCAGCTGGCCTAAAAGG CCATCGTGGTACCAGCCACCCACACCCCCTCCACCTGTTATTTACCGTCCTCGCTTGGCCCCTCCTCTCCACAAGCCTCTGGGTCAGAGGCCCAACAAACGATCTTCCATCTCTGCCTTGAGGCGCAGACGAGTGAGGTGCAAGCGCTGTTCTGCCTGCTGCAGGAAGGAGTGTGGCAACTGCCAATACTGCTATGACATGAGGAAGTTTGGTGGGCCTGGACGTATGAAGAAAGGCTGCGTCATGAGACAGTGTCTAGCG CCTGCCTTGCCGAACACAGCACGATGTGCAATATGTGGAGAGGGGGAATCAGATGAATCAAATCCCAGCACTTATTCCCTCATGGAGTGCTCTGTCTGTTCTGAAATAACCCATCGTCAGTGCATTAAG GAACCTGGTGAGGGGAAGATCAATCAGGACTTGCCCAGCTGCTGGGAGTGTCCTAAATGTTACCAAGGCAAAGACTCAGCATCAGAG TCTTCCAGTGATGAGGAAAGTGAAGAGTCAGAGAGCTCAACCTCCTTGCCGCTGTCCAAACGTGCATACCGGGAAGGTATCGGTGTGGCCGATGGTACAAGACGAGGGAGACGTAGCAGATCCCCAGGCAGACCCACAGCACCACCACCTTCCCAGAAACTACTACTGCAGCATCAACAGAACCGCAAAAGAGCAAGTGCACTGGAGCTCAGACTTAAAAAGAGG aTAAAACTGGAGCGGAGCAAAATCTTAACA aAACAGTCTTCTCTAGACCGTTCTTCCAGGCTGCTGGGCTCCAAGATGCTCTCCCGGCTACGCTCTCCAACGAGCAGACTACCTCAGAGCAGAGGCCGGGGCTCTACCTGGGCGAGTGGCGCTCCTTATCACAACACTCCAAGAGGGACTGGATCCTTCGAGCAGCAGTCTTCCCTTGGTTTGGTACTTGAGCCCAAAGGAGAGCCTCGCAGAGGGAGGGGAAGAGGTGTGAGGCTgcggggaggaggagcaggaagagGTATCAGAGGTGGTCGAAGCCATGGAGAGTTAGAGGAGGAGAGtgaggacagcagcagcagcagcaccaacagcagcagcagtgacgaggaggaggaagaggagagcgTACAGaacagagggaggggaggggataAAGAAAACCAGCCACAGTCGAGGCGGGGAGGACAAGCAGCCAAAGAAAGAGTGGAAGAAGGGAGCGAGGTGGCCAACCAAAACGGtgcagaggaggatgaggaggaggagatggagcagGACAGTCAAGCAAGGGACAAAGATGGCTCATATGTTAAAGTGACACTCCAAAGGCCAACCAGAGCCAAACGAGAcccatcagccattgttcccaAATTAGAGGCTATCGCCTCTCAAACTGCCACTTCCACAATACACAACCAGACCAGAGCCCTTGTCAGACCCCCCATTAGAAATCGAGGTCCCTGTCCTGATCAACTTTCAAATAGGCACACACCACCACACACTCGCAGCGGACACACCGACTCCCGCGCTTCTCACCCGGAAAGACTCGAAGCCTCTAAAAGAACAAGATTGAGCAGGCCGGCTAAACTGAGTAATGGTGCTTCCTCTTCTTCAACATCTGAGCTTCCTCATCTCCGCATCCCTCTGTCTGCCCTGCAGGAAGGAGGGGGTGAGGCAGACAGGGAGAGTGTCGGGAGTGGCCCGGGATGTGAGAGGGAGGTGTGGGTGTCCGTCTTCCGTTACCTAAGTAGAGCAGATCTCTGCGTCTGCATGGCCGTCTGCAAGAACTGGTACAAATG GTGTTTAGACAAGCGGCTTTGGGCTCGGATTGACCTGAGCATCAAGCGCACCGTTACTCCTCAGGCCCTGACAGGTATCATAAAGAGACAGCCAGTCACACTTGACCTCTCCTGGACCAACATCTCCAAAAAGCAGCTCAACTGGCTTGTTGGCCGCCTGcctg GGCTTAAGGATCTGATGCTGGCAGGTTGCTCCTGGTCGTCTATTTCAGCTCTTTGCTCCTCCGGTTGCCCTCTTCTCCGTTCTCTAGACCTGCGGTATGCCGACGGGGTCAAAGACTCTCAAATCAGGGATCTAGTCACCCCTCCAG GCTGTGACAATCGCAGCCAGTTGAGAACCATGCAGTGTTTGCGACTAGCAGGCCTGGACATCAGTGACTCCACTCTCCGTCTGGTCATCCGTCATATGCCCCATTTAACAAAACTGGATCTTTCCCACTGCAACAGCCTCACCGACAACTCCATCAACCTGCTTACTGCTGTGGGCTCGTCCACCCGAAACACACTCGCAGAACTCAACCTAGGAG GTTGCAGTAAGCTAACAGACACGTGTCTGAAGTATCTCCGCCGTCTCTCTTGCATCTCGCTGCTCGACCTGCGAGGCTGTAAAGGCGTCTCCCGAAAGGCCTGTGAGGCCTTCATCTCCGAGCTGTCAGTCAACACGCTTTACTGCCTATCAGATGAAAAACTGATCCAGCGGATATCCTAA
- the stx3b gene encoding syntaxin 3b isoform X2: MKDRLEQLKATCDQDDDEVEIAVDNAAFMDEFFSQIEDIRNSIDKIDENVAEVKKLYSVILSAPTSDQKTQDDLEAITNDIKKMANNARNKLKTIERNLESEEQERVSADMRIRKSQHAVLSRKFVEVMTKYNEAQVDFRERSKGRIQRQLEITGKATTDEELEEMLESGNAAVFTAGIVDSGISKQALSEIESRHKDIVRLESSIKELHDMFVDIAMLVESQGGMIDRIESNMDQSVGFVERAVADTKKAAKFQQEARRKKMMITLCCAIIGIVGFSYLYSFFS; this comes from the exons ACGTGTGATCAAGATGATGACGAGGTGGAGATCGCTGTGGACAACGCAGCCTTCATGGATGAGTTCTTCTCTCAG atcGAGGACATCAGGAACAGTATTGATAAAATTGATGAGAATGTGGCTGAAGTCAAAAAGCTTTACTCAGTCATCCTGTCTGCTCCCACATCAGATCAGA AAACACAGGATGATTTGGAGGCAATCACCAATGACATCAAGAAGATGGCCAACAATGCGAGAAACAAACTCAAGA CCATCGAGAGAAATCTGGAGtcagaggagcaggagagggtGTCAGCTGACATGCGGATACGTAAATCACAG CATGCAGTGCTTTCCAGGAAGTTTGTGGAGGTAATGACAAAGTATAATGAAGCTCAGGTGGACTTCCGGGAGAGAAGTAAAGGACGTATTCAGAGACAGCTAGAGATCA CTGGAAAAGCTACAACGGATGAAGAACTGGAGGAGATGTTGGAGAGTGGAAATGCTGCTGTGTTTACTGCAGGG ATTGTGGACTCTGGCATCTCGAAACAAGCCCTGAGTGAGATTGAATCCAGACACAAAGACATTGTCCGTCTGGAAAGTAGCATCAAGGAGCTGCACGATATGTTTGTAGACATTGCCATGCTGGTGGAGAGCCAG GGTGGAATGATTGACAGGATTGAGAGCAACATGGACCAGTCGGTGGGCTTCGTGGAGCGGGCTGTAGCAGACACTAAGAAAGCCGCAAAGTTTCAGCAAGAGGCTCGCCGT AAAAAGATGATGATTACATTGTGCTGTGCCATCATTGGGATCGTTGGGTTCTCCTATCTCTACAGCTTCTTCTCATAA
- the stx3b gene encoding syntaxin 3b isoform X3: MKDRLEQLKATCDQDDDEVEIAVDNAAFMDEFFSQIEDIRNSIDKIDENVAEVKKLYSVILSAPTSDQKTQDDLEAITNDIKKMANNARNKLKTIERNLESEEQERVSADMRIRKSQHAVLSRKFVEVMTKYNEAQVDFRERSKGRIQRQLEITGKATTDEELEEMLESGNAAVFTAGIVDSGISKQALSEIESRHKDIVRLESSIKELHDMFVDIAMLVESQGDIVDNIEKNVSNSVDHIVEAKEQTKKAVRYQTKARKKTVIIVVVVLILLALIIGLSVGLR; encoded by the exons ACGTGTGATCAAGATGATGACGAGGTGGAGATCGCTGTGGACAACGCAGCCTTCATGGATGAGTTCTTCTCTCAG atcGAGGACATCAGGAACAGTATTGATAAAATTGATGAGAATGTGGCTGAAGTCAAAAAGCTTTACTCAGTCATCCTGTCTGCTCCCACATCAGATCAGA AAACACAGGATGATTTGGAGGCAATCACCAATGACATCAAGAAGATGGCCAACAATGCGAGAAACAAACTCAAGA CCATCGAGAGAAATCTGGAGtcagaggagcaggagagggtGTCAGCTGACATGCGGATACGTAAATCACAG CATGCAGTGCTTTCCAGGAAGTTTGTGGAGGTAATGACAAAGTATAATGAAGCTCAGGTGGACTTCCGGGAGAGAAGTAAAGGACGTATTCAGAGACAGCTAGAGATCA CTGGAAAAGCTACAACGGATGAAGAACTGGAGGAGATGTTGGAGAGTGGAAATGCTGCTGTGTTTACTGCAGGG ATTGTGGACTCTGGCATCTCGAAACAAGCCCTGAGTGAGATTGAATCCAGACACAAAGACATTGTCCGTCTGGAAAGTAGCATCAAGGAGCTGCACGATATGTTTGTAGACATTGCCATGCTGGTGGAGAGCCAG GGTGACATAGTAGACAACATAGAGAAGAATGTATCCAATTCAGTGGACCACATAGTAGAAGCTAAGGAACAGACCAAAAAAGCTGTAAGGTACCAGACCAAAGCACGCAAG AAAACGGTGATAATTGTGGTGGTTGTGCTGATCCTACTAGCTCTCATTATCGGACTCTCAGTGGGATTAAGGTGA
- the stx3b gene encoding syntaxin 3b isoform X4, which translates to MKDRLEQLKATCDQDDDEVEIAVDNAAFMDEFFSQIEDIRNSIDKIDENVAEVKKLYSVILSAPTSDQKTQDDLEAITNDIKKMANNARNKLKTIERNLESEEQERVSADMRIRKSQHAVLSRKFVEVMTKYNEAQVDFRERSKGRIQRQLEITGKATTDEELEEMLESGNAAVFTAGIVDSGISKQALSEIESRHKDIVRLESSIKELHDMFVDIAMLVESQKTVIIVVVVLILLALIIGLSVGLR; encoded by the exons ACGTGTGATCAAGATGATGACGAGGTGGAGATCGCTGTGGACAACGCAGCCTTCATGGATGAGTTCTTCTCTCAG atcGAGGACATCAGGAACAGTATTGATAAAATTGATGAGAATGTGGCTGAAGTCAAAAAGCTTTACTCAGTCATCCTGTCTGCTCCCACATCAGATCAGA AAACACAGGATGATTTGGAGGCAATCACCAATGACATCAAGAAGATGGCCAACAATGCGAGAAACAAACTCAAGA CCATCGAGAGAAATCTGGAGtcagaggagcaggagagggtGTCAGCTGACATGCGGATACGTAAATCACAG CATGCAGTGCTTTCCAGGAAGTTTGTGGAGGTAATGACAAAGTATAATGAAGCTCAGGTGGACTTCCGGGAGAGAAGTAAAGGACGTATTCAGAGACAGCTAGAGATCA CTGGAAAAGCTACAACGGATGAAGAACTGGAGGAGATGTTGGAGAGTGGAAATGCTGCTGTGTTTACTGCAGGG ATTGTGGACTCTGGCATCTCGAAACAAGCCCTGAGTGAGATTGAATCCAGACACAAAGACATTGTCCGTCTGGAAAGTAGCATCAAGGAGCTGCACGATATGTTTGTAGACATTGCCATGCTGGTGGAGAGCCAG AAAACGGTGATAATTGTGGTGGTTGTGCTGATCCTACTAGCTCTCATTATCGGACTCTCAGTGGGATTAAGGTGA
- the stx3b gene encoding syntaxin 3b isoform X1, giving the protein MKDRLEQLKATCDQDDDEVEIAVDNAAFMDEFFSQIEDIRNSIDKIDENVAEVKKLYSVILSAPTSDQKTQDDLEAITNDIKKMANNARNKLKTIERNLESEEQERVSADMRIRKSQHAVLSRKFVEVMTKYNEAQVDFRERSKGRIQRQLEITGKATTDEELEEMLESGNAAVFTAGIVDSGISKQALSEIESRHKDIVRLESSIKELHDMFVDIAMLVESQGGMIDRIESNMDQSVGFVERAVADTKKAAKFQQEARRVSDHSQKHWSGFPKATEIVLPFCLACANSHRNESDAAEKIVFTGHHRTKTESS; this is encoded by the exons ACGTGTGATCAAGATGATGACGAGGTGGAGATCGCTGTGGACAACGCAGCCTTCATGGATGAGTTCTTCTCTCAG atcGAGGACATCAGGAACAGTATTGATAAAATTGATGAGAATGTGGCTGAAGTCAAAAAGCTTTACTCAGTCATCCTGTCTGCTCCCACATCAGATCAGA AAACACAGGATGATTTGGAGGCAATCACCAATGACATCAAGAAGATGGCCAACAATGCGAGAAACAAACTCAAGA CCATCGAGAGAAATCTGGAGtcagaggagcaggagagggtGTCAGCTGACATGCGGATACGTAAATCACAG CATGCAGTGCTTTCCAGGAAGTTTGTGGAGGTAATGACAAAGTATAATGAAGCTCAGGTGGACTTCCGGGAGAGAAGTAAAGGACGTATTCAGAGACAGCTAGAGATCA CTGGAAAAGCTACAACGGATGAAGAACTGGAGGAGATGTTGGAGAGTGGAAATGCTGCTGTGTTTACTGCAGGG ATTGTGGACTCTGGCATCTCGAAACAAGCCCTGAGTGAGATTGAATCCAGACACAAAGACATTGTCCGTCTGGAAAGTAGCATCAAGGAGCTGCACGATATGTTTGTAGACATTGCCATGCTGGTGGAGAGCCAG GGTGGAATGATTGACAGGATTGAGAGCAACATGGACCAGTCGGTGGGCTTCGTGGAGCGGGCTGTAGCAGACACTAAGAAAGCCGCAAAGTTTCAGCAAGAGGCTCGCCGTGTGAGTGACCATAGTCAAAAACATTGGTCCGGTTTCCCAAAAGCAACAGAAATAGTTTTACCTTTTTGCTTAGCATGTGCAAATTCTCACAGAAATGAGAGCGATGCAGCAGAAAAAATAGTGTTTACTGGCCACCACAGGACAAAGACAGAGTCAAGTTGA